Genomic DNA from uncultured Methanospirillum sp.:
CTGAACTGCGTCTTTGAGAGGGTATCGAGGATCGACTCAAGGTTCAGGGAAGGCGGATAGATCGTGTTGTCTGTCCTCGGATACGAGATGTACCCGTTCATGTAGAGGTCTTCGGCGATCCGCATCGCGTTGGCCGCAGAGAGTCCAAGCCTGGCTGCTGCAACGATGAACCCGGTTGTATCAAACGGAGTTGGTGCCTTGTCAGTCCTTGTTCCCTCTTTGACATCAGTCACCTTGAGCGGCTTTTTCGTTGCAGCGTATGCGGTATCTGCCTGGTTTTTATCGGTGAACTTACCGTTGATGTGCCTGGCACTAAACTCCTCGCCACCTTTCTCGGTGTCGAGTGATAGTTCCCAGTATGGTTCAGGAATGAACGCCTCTATCTCGCGTTCACGATCCACAATCATCGCAAGCGTCGGGCTCTGAACCCTGCCAACCGAGAGGATGTTGTTTCCTCCACGACGTGCAGCAAGACTGATGAACCTGGTAAGTGATGCACCCCAGAGCAGATCTACAATCTGGCGGGCCTCACCTGCTGCAGCAAGATCAAAGTCGAGCTCAGAGGCATTGGAGAAGGCCTGGTTGATCTCTTCCGGCGTAATGGCAGAGAACCTTGCCCGGTCCACCTTGACCTTCTGATTGACTGCCCGGACGAGTTCAAACGCCTCTTTGCCGATGAGTTCCCCTTCTGTATCAAAATCGGTGGCTATCGTGACACGGTCAGCCTTCTTTGAAAGCTTTTGAACCAGCTTCACAATTGCCGGCTCGGTCGGGCGTTTGAGCACTCCGGCATCGATAAGTGAGCGGGGAGGATGAGTCTCGGATCGCCAGTTGGTGTACCCTTCAACAAAATCGATCTCTACCACGTGACCGCGAAGTCCGATTGTGGCGGTATCGTTGAACTGGTAGAGGTTGACACCACCCTCTTTCTTCTGGGATATCTTCTCCTTCCCGGCAAGTATCTGTGCGATACGATTCGCAACGATATTCTTTTCCGCAATGATCAGATGCATGATGATATCCCAGCCCTCTGCTTATGCTCCGCCCTGCATCTTGTCGAGTTCTTCCCTGAGGAGGGCGTTCAGGTGACCGGGGTCTGCCCGGCCACGACATTTTTTCATCACCTGGCCGACGAGGAAGTTCAGCGCAGGTCCCTTTCCTGCATGGTAATCTGCAACCGGCTGTGGGTTTTCTGCAATTACTTCCCTGACCATCCCTGTTATCTCGTCACCACCGGTCTTGGCAAGGCCAAGCCGCTTGACAATGGAGGTAGGCATCTCCGGTTTCTCACCATTCTTTACCTGGTCGAGAATGGTTCGCAGGATCTCAACACCGCTCTTGTCGGTGATGGTGTCAGCTTTCAGCAGTGTAATGAGTTCTTTAAAGTGTTCTGCCGGCATCGCATCGATAGAGAAGTCGCGGTAGTTGAGTTCTCCAAGCAGGTAGTCTGCTGTCCATGTTGCTGCAAGGCTGGCATCGGTCTTTGCGACCTCTTCGTAGAACTCTGCAAGTTTAAGACCACCGGTCAGGGTCCGTGCATGCTCAAGAGAGCATCCGTACTGCTGCATGAACCGTTCACGTCGTGCATCAGGCAGTTCGGGGAGAACGATGCCTTCTACCCAGTCCGAAACCTGCATCGGCATAAGATCAGGTTCAGGGAAATAGCGGTAGTCGTTCTCTTCCTCTTTGCTACGTGATGAGGTGGTGATACCCCGTGCCTCCACAAAGTGACGGGTCTCCCTGGCGACAACCTGTCCACGCCTGATAACATTCCGTTGTCTCGTGATCTCAAAGGTTAGTGCTTTCTCCACACCCTTATACGAGGAGATATTCTTGACCTCAACACGCCCTGATCCCCTGAGTGAGATGTTGGCGTCAACTCTGAGCGATCCTTCCTTCTCACTATCAAATACGTTCAGATACTCAAGGGTTGCACGGAGTTTGTTCAGAAACCGGCGTGCCTCTTTCGGTGACCTGAGATCAGGTTCGGTGACGATCTCGATCAGTGGTATTCCTGCACGGTTGTAGTCGACGAGGGTGTATTTACCACGGTCAGTGGTTCCCATGTGAACAGACCGGCCCGGGTCTTCTTCCACATGGATCCTGGTGATCCTGATGTCACGCTCTCCATTCTCACCCTCGATCATGAGTTTTCCCCACTCGGCGAGCGGTCGATCGTACTGGGTGATCTGGTAAGCCTTGTTGAGGTCAGGGTAGAAGTAGTTCTTTCGTGAGAAGTCGCATTCCTTGAGAACAGCACAGTTCAGCGCCTTGGCAACTCTCATCGCGAATTCGATGACCTTTTTGTTGACAACCGGCATACTTCCCGGCAGACCGAGACAGACCGGACAGGTATGGGTGTTGGGCTCGTCATCCCTGAAGTCGGTTGAGCAGCCACAGAAGAGCTTGGACCTGGTATTGAGCTGACAGTGGATCTCAAGACCGATGATGACGTCGTCGTGCTCCATCAGACTGCCTCCTGTTCGTATGCAAATGCTGCATCAATAACCTTCTCGTCCTCAAAATGCCGCCCTAAGAGTTGGAGTCCCACCGGCATGCCATCGACCTTACCACATGGCACCGATATTGCGGGAACACCCGCAAGGTTTGCAGGCACGGTCAGGATATCTGCCAGGTACATCTGCAGAGGATCAGACTTCTCCTTCAGCCTGAATGCAATCGAGGGCATCGTAGGTCCTGCGACAAGATCAACATCCTTGAAGAGTCTGTTAAAGTCATCGCGTACCATCTGGCGTGCAGTCTGGGCTTTCTGATAATACCTGCCAAAGTATCCTGCTGCGAGTGAGAAGGTCCCGAGAATGATCCTGCGCCTTACTTCTTTGCCGAACCGCTCCTGTCTCCGGTCAGAGAACTCTTCGTGCCAGCTCTTTCTGAGATCGCCACCTGGTCCATATCTGATTCCGTCGAACCGTGCAAGGTTGGACGAAGCTTCGCTTGTACAGATAACGTAGTACGCAGCAAGTGCATGGCTCATGGATGGCATGGAGCAGGGCACTGCCTCTGCTCCGGCTTTCTCAAGGGTGTTTACTGCGTCTCTGACCGACTCTGCAACTTTTGGATCGACACCCTCACCAAAAAATTCGGATGGAAGACCGATCCGGAGTCCTTTGATAGAAGAATCCGGTATGTGGGTGTATGGCCTGTCCAATGAGGTTGAATCACGCTTGTCGTGACCGGCTATCACCGAGAAGAGACGGGAGACATCGGTGACATCTTTTGCCATCGGACCGATCTGTTCAAGGGAGTTTGCGTACGCGACAAGGCCATACCGGGATACTCTGCCGTAGGTGGGTTTCAATCCTACGATTCCACAGAAGGCCGCCGGGCATCGGATAGAGCCACCGGTATCTGACCCGATTGCCATATCACAATATCCGGCCGCAACTGCTGCCGCTGATCCACCTGATGATCCTCCCGGTACCCTGCCGGGATCGCATGGGTTGAGCGTCGGGCCGAATGCACTGTTCTCGGTCGTCGTCCCCATACCAAACTCGTCCATGTTTGTCTTTCCGACAATGGCTGCACCGGCTGCCTTGAGGAGGGTTACGACATGGGCATCATATGGAGGGATGTATCCTTTGAGGATCTTTGATCCACAGGTTGTTTCTACTCCGCGGGTTGAGATATTGTCTTTTATTGCAACGGTTGTTCCGCTCAGCGGCCCGTCTTCGTATGATACTTCCGGGATGATGGTGATGAAGGCATTGATTGTATCTGAAACCGAAAAGTTGAGAGTTCTGGCCACTCACATCACCCTCGGTGCTTTGAAGTATCCATCCTCTGTCTCTGCAGCGTTGCTGAGTGCTTCGTTCTGACTCAGAGATTCAGTGACCTCATCCTCTCTGAATATATTGACAAGACCACGGTCGATGCCTGCTCCCTGGGGGAGTGCATCGAGCATCTCGAAATAGGTGAGGATATCTGAGCACTGTGATGTAAACTCTTCAAGTTCGCCGTCATCAACTCCGACATCGGCTAGTTTTGCGATCTTTCTGACGTCTTCTGATAGTACCATGGATTCTTATGCCTTCCTGATATGGTGCATGTAATCTGAAACTGAGTTCTGATAACCGTTCTGCCTTGCAAGACGTTTTATCTCTTTCCAGATCCCGGTTCCGTACTGCATAGCCTTCTTCTCATAGTAAGCCGTCTCTTGTGAGAGATATCTCGCGGCAATCTCCCGGAGTGGCTTTTTTCTGATGCCTTCACTGACCCGCTCGGTAACTGGAATTGCTGACGCAGCGCACACCACTCGTATGTCAAGGTATGGCATTGAGAGCCAGGTATTGTGGTACCCGGCAATGGTCTGATCCCGGAGCCCCTGTCTGGAGAGTGATGCGAAGTCTGTTGAGAAGGTTGACGCAAGTTCCTCCTCTGTCCTTCCCAGATACCGGGAGTATCCGCCAAAGACCTCGTCTGCCCCCTGTCCGGTGAGGATACGTTCGTACCCTGCGCTGCGTGCCGTCTCTGCAACGAAGAAGAGGGTGGTTGCGATGGCAAGGTCCACCGGTGTCGGGTCAGGGAGAAGACTCAGTACAACCGGCAGGGTCGCCTCGATCTCATCGGGAGTTACTGTCCTGATCTCAAGGGGGAGATCAAGTTCCCTGGCCACCAGGGCAGCCCGTTTCAGGTCATGAGAGTCATGAACCCCTACCGATATACAGGGTCTCTGTGCAACTGCCGCGACAAGGGCTGAGTCAACTCCTCCGGAGAGTGCAGTCACTCCTTCGGTAGATCTCATACGGATCGATTCCACGATTGCAGTGTTGAGGTCTGGTGATCGAAACGGTGGTTCGATCATACTGACTTTCTTTCCATTACACCAGACTGATCCGGCCGGGCAGTCTCCTGGCATGATCCCGAAGTGATCTCGTGCACTGCAGGTATTCCACTTTAGAAAGAATTCTCCTCCAAACTGTGAGAGTTTCTCCTGGTCTCCGGTAAGGAAGTGGGATATTTCCTCATCAGTTAGCACGGTCCCGTTGAGTTCGACCCAGCCTCGTCGTTCCATCTGTCTTCTGAAAGGTGGAGGATCACCCTATATAGCATGTTCGTGAACTCTGTGAATCTGCATGCTACCGTATCCATGAGCCTGTAAGGAGAGAAAACCGGAATGAGAAGGGGAAACGACTGTGCAGAAGGCATATTATATAGTTTCAGGGAGAATTGAATGAGACATATCAGATAGGCACTGCTCGAACGGCGCTGTTTCTTTCTGCCTTTAGATATATGATCTGATGACACGGGCGAGGGTACCAAAGCCAGGCCAAATGGGCCGGACTTAAGATCCGGTTTCGCAGGAATTCAAGGGTTCGAATCCCTTCCCTCGCATATTATTATCCCTGTTGGGATGTCGATCTTCTGCAACACATGATTCTTCTGATACGAATGTTGTTCTGACAGAAAGAAGCTGACCGGAACTATCATCTCCTGAAATCTCCTGGCTTGTCAGGTAACTTTTCAGGCCTCAATACCATTTTGATGTAATAGAGAGAAAAAAGTAAGGAATATGAAATTTACTGAGGCATTTATCGGTATTGCAATCCTCCTGCTTCTTGCGATAGTCTGTGTACATGCAGAGATTGGACTGAACACTTCTGAGTTTGACAAACGGTTGATCGCTGACAGCACCATCAACACATCCGACTTTGACTCGAGCCTTGTGGAACACAGCAAGATCAATACGTCAGTGATCGATGATCATCTGATCAACGCTTCCGTCAACACATCTGACTTTGACTCGAGCCTTGTGGAACATAGCAAGATCAATACGTCAGTGATCGATGATCATCTGATCAACGCTTCCGTCAACACATCTGACTTTGACTCGAGCCTTGTGGAACACAGCAAGATCAATACATCAGTGATCGATGATCACCTGATCAACGCCTCTGTGAACACATCTGACTTTGACTCGAGCCTTGTGGAACACAGCAAGATCAATACATCAGTGATCGATGATCACCTGATCAACGCTTCTATCAACACATCTGCAATCACCAATTCATCCTCAGTCTGATCAGCATCCGTTCAACTTTTTTGGTGTTGTAAACGTCTCACCTTCCTAAGATCGTATCTGATTGGCATGATCAGTTCAGAATACATACATAGCTGCAGAGCAAGAATCTCATGTATTAATTCATGACCCGGGTTTTGTACATTGATGATGAGCCGTCACTGCTCACACTCACCCAGCTCTATCTTAAGGAGGAGGCTGATCTGGATGTGGAGATCGCCACTTCTGCTGAAGATGGGTTAGATCTTCTCAAAAAATCAGTGTACGATGCCATAATCTCTGACTACGATATGCCTGACCTTGATGGTATCGATTTTCTAAAAATGGTCAGGGCATACGACCTTACCATTCCGTTCATCATCTTCACAGGCAAAGGGAGGGAAGAGGTCGCGATCGAGGCACTCAACAACGGTGCAGACTTTTACATCCAGAAAGGTGGTGATCCCAGGACAATCTTCACCGAACTGGCGAATGCCATAAACCACCTGGTCAGGCGGAGGCAGGCAGAACGCCATGCCCTTCAGATAGAAGAACACCTAGTAGCCTTCCTGAATGCACTGCCTGACATTGCGTACATTAAGGGTCCTGACCTCAGGTACCTGCTCATCAATACAGCGTATCAGAAGTATCTCGGTCTCTCATCAGCTCAGGATGCGGTGGGTAGGACCGATGAAGAACTACTCCCCCCTTCTTTCGCTCTCCAGTCCCGGAGTTCTGATGAAACTATCCTGACTCGGAAAGAGCCGATATTTGTTCAGGATAATTTCAATGGAAAAACGTACCAGATCCAGAAATTCCCGCTCTCGTTCCCATCGGGGACGATCGGTATAGGGGGAATTATCAGGGAGATCTCTGATCATAATCCCGGGCAACCCGACTCTTCTGATTGAGGACAATTCTCAAATCTGCTGTCACGATCATACCCCCGCTATTTTTAAAAGAACTGATTCTTCCATGTGGATGCTGACTTGCGGTAGCGGCCGGTATCATGATCCATCTTCGAATCTATTACAAGCTCCCGGAAGAGACATGTAACCAATGGCAATACACCCGATTGAATTCAGGTACGGGACACCGGAAATGAAGGCGGTCTGGACTGAAGAACACCGGTTCCGCCGTATCATCGATGCAGAGGTTGCGCTGGCACGGGCAGAGGCAAAGGCAGGGATGATCCCACAGGATGCCGCTGATGCGATCGCTGCATCTGCTTCAGGCGCGAGCCTTGAGCGGGCAAAGGAGATCGAGGATGAGATCCATCACGACATGATGGCCATCGTCAGGGCAGTCTCCGAGGTCTGTGGAGAGCCGGGCAGGTGGGTGCATTATGGAGCCACATCCAACGATATCCTTGATACAGCCACCGGTCTTCAGCTGAAAGATGCGATTACCATCCTCAATACCAAACTTCGTCACCTCCTCAAAGCCCTTCTCTCCCGTGCAGAAGAGACCAAAACTCTCGTCTGTATCGGCAGGACACACGGGCAGCACGGCGTTCCAACCACTTATGGCCTCAGGTTTGCAATCTGGGCAAGTGAGATCGCACGGCATATCGAGCGGCTGGAACAGATGGTCCCCCGGGTCTGTGTCGGGCAGATGACCGGTGCGGTGGGAACCCAGGCTGCCATGGGTGATCATGGGATAGAAGTTCAGGCATCCATGATGGAGTTCCTCGGGATTGGCAGTGTTGATGTCTCGAACCAGGTGATCCAGCGTGACCGGTATGCAGAGTACTTCTGCTTCCTTGCGGGCGTTGCAACGACCCTTGATAAGATCGGTGTCGAGATCCGCTCCATGCAGCGGACCGAGATCGGTGAGGTCGAAGAGGCGTTTGGTGCAAAACAGGTCGGTTCATCCACGATGCCGCACAAGAGAAATCCAATACGGTCTGAGCAGGTCTGCGGACTTGCACGGATTGTCCGCTCTTCGGTTGAACCTGCGTTCCAGAACAACACCCTCTGGGACGAACGTGACCTGACCAACTCATCTCCTGAACGAATTTTATTTCCTGAAGCAACCATCCTCTGTGATCATATCCTCAAACTGATGGCCACCGTTATCGAGGGACTTGTCTTGAAACCT
This window encodes:
- the gatB gene encoding Asp-tRNA(Asn)/Glu-tRNA(Gln) amidotransferase subunit GatB, producing the protein MEHDDVIIGLEIHCQLNTRSKLFCGCSTDFRDDEPNTHTCPVCLGLPGSMPVVNKKVIEFAMRVAKALNCAVLKECDFSRKNYFYPDLNKAYQITQYDRPLAEWGKLMIEGENGERDIRITRIHVEEDPGRSVHMGTTDRGKYTLVDYNRAGIPLIEIVTEPDLRSPKEARRFLNKLRATLEYLNVFDSEKEGSLRVDANISLRGSGRVEVKNISSYKGVEKALTFEITRQRNVIRRGQVVARETRHFVEARGITTSSRSKEEENDYRYFPEPDLMPMQVSDWVEGIVLPELPDARRERFMQQYGCSLEHARTLTGGLKLAEFYEEVAKTDASLAATWTADYLLGELNYRDFSIDAMPAEHFKELITLLKADTITDKSGVEILRTILDQVKNGEKPEMPTSIVKRLGLAKTGGDEITGMVREVIAENPQPVADYHAGKGPALNFLVGQVMKKCRGRADPGHLNALLREELDKMQGGA
- the gatA gene encoding Asp-tRNA(Asn)/Glu-tRNA(Gln) amidotransferase subunit GatA, coding for MARTLNFSVSDTINAFITIIPEVSYEDGPLSGTTVAIKDNISTRGVETTCGSKILKGYIPPYDAHVVTLLKAAGAAIVGKTNMDEFGMGTTTENSAFGPTLNPCDPGRVPGGSSGGSAAAVAAGYCDMAIGSDTGGSIRCPAAFCGIVGLKPTYGRVSRYGLVAYANSLEQIGPMAKDVTDVSRLFSVIAGHDKRDSTSLDRPYTHIPDSSIKGLRIGLPSEFFGEGVDPKVAESVRDAVNTLEKAGAEAVPCSMPSMSHALAAYYVICTSEASSNLARFDGIRYGPGGDLRKSWHEEFSDRRQERFGKEVRRRIILGTFSLAAGYFGRYYQKAQTARQMVRDDFNRLFKDVDLVAGPTMPSIAFRLKEKSDPLQMYLADILTVPANLAGVPAISVPCGKVDGMPVGLQLLGRHFEDEKVIDAAFAYEQEAV
- the gatC gene encoding Asp-tRNA(Asn)/Glu-tRNA(Gln) amidotransferase subunit GatC: MVLSEDVRKIAKLADVGVDDGELEEFTSQCSDILTYFEMLDALPQGAGIDRGLVNIFREDEVTESLSQNEALSNAAETEDGYFKAPRVM
- a CDS encoding asparagine synthase C-terminal domain-containing protein; its protein translation is MERRGWVELNGTVLTDEEISHFLTGDQEKLSQFGGEFFLKWNTCSARDHFGIMPGDCPAGSVWCNGKKVSMIEPPFRSPDLNTAIVESIRMRSTEGVTALSGGVDSALVAAVAQRPCISVGVHDSHDLKRAALVARELDLPLEIRTVTPDEIEATLPVVLSLLPDPTPVDLAIATTLFFVAETARSAGYERILTGQGADEVFGGYSRYLGRTEEELASTFSTDFASLSRQGLRDQTIAGYHNTWLSMPYLDIRVVCAASAIPVTERVSEGIRKKPLREIAARYLSQETAYYEKKAMQYGTGIWKEIKRLARQNGYQNSVSDYMHHIRKA
- a CDS encoding response regulator; translation: MTRVLYIDDEPSLLTLTQLYLKEEADLDVEIATSAEDGLDLLKKSVYDAIISDYDMPDLDGIDFLKMVRAYDLTIPFIIFTGKGREEVAIEALNNGADFYIQKGGDPRTIFTELANAINHLVRRRQAERHALQIEEHLVAFLNALPDIAYIKGPDLRYLLINTAYQKYLGLSSAQDAVGRTDEELLPPSFALQSRSSDETILTRKEPIFVQDNFNGKTYQIQKFPLSFPSGTIGIGGIIREISDHNPGQPDSSD
- the purB gene encoding adenylosuccinate lyase is translated as MAIHPIEFRYGTPEMKAVWTEEHRFRRIIDAEVALARAEAKAGMIPQDAADAIAASASGASLERAKEIEDEIHHDMMAIVRAVSEVCGEPGRWVHYGATSNDILDTATGLQLKDAITILNTKLRHLLKALLSRAEETKTLVCIGRTHGQHGVPTTYGLRFAIWASEIARHIERLEQMVPRVCVGQMTGAVGTQAAMGDHGIEVQASMMEFLGIGSVDVSNQVIQRDRYAEYFCFLAGVATTLDKIGVEIRSMQRTEIGEVEEAFGAKQVGSSTMPHKRNPIRSEQVCGLARIVRSSVEPAFQNNTLWDERDLTNSSPERILFPEATILCDHILKLMATVIEGLVLKPDRIRKNLMFLHGINMAESVMIELTKKGMARQEAHEVIRVKSMEALAAEQSLASLLAQTAEVTRIIPAPEIEKLLNPDNYLGTSIQQVERVVAKLQPLCS